From the genome of Apodemus sylvaticus chromosome 3, mApoSyl1.1, whole genome shotgun sequence, one region includes:
- the LOC127680399 gene encoding PRAME family member 12-like translates to MNFKTPPTLQQLARHSLLKDEALSINALQDMNNELFPPLFKDVFSSKQHNILRHMVAAWPFSCLPVGALMKTPDLETLKAVLDGLDLLMRQKVRPRRWNLQVLDLRDANHNFWNAWDGIEDGACPPDFSETQLMRNHPIQWGTQAVTVWININVNLRHTFEYNEYFYEWAKKRKDIQVNCQKVKFLPNPHYHPWHLLDIVEPSSIQELEIYKHFDLDTFAMISSDLGQMRNLQKLLLNNVHISLEQSGNKEMEDWCIRMIIPHFSKLHKLQHLYLNDVCFVNEHLGQVLRCLENPLETLAITRCKLSESDMSCLSQCPRVHQLKHLDLSGIDFINLSHEFLGSLLKKLTATLQKLELKGCMITDFQIDVLLPALSQCTQLTEVDFQMNFLSKDSLEKLLQHTANLRQLTKEMYSAPYEVYDELGNVLPQKFAQYCSELMVTLNVLRQPKEIYFVSNICAGCGGLCVYNMEVTLCFCCQ, encoded by the exons GACCCCTCCCACACTCCAGCAGCTGGCAAGACATAGCCTGCTGAAAGATGAAGCCTTGTCCATCAATGCTCTACAGGACATGAACAACGAGCTCTTCCCACCACTCTTCAAGGATGTATTCAGCAGCAAACAGCATAACATCCTGAGGCATatggtggcagcctggccctTCTCATGCCTTCCTGTGGGAGCTCTGATGAAGACTCCTGACTTGGAGACCTTGAAAGCTGTGCTAGATGGCCTGGATTTACTGATGAGACAAAAAGTTCGACCCAG GAGGTGGAACCTACAAGTGCTTGATTTACGAGATGCCAACCATAATTTCTGGAATGCGTGGGATGGAATAGAGGATGGTGCCTGCCCTCCAGACTTTAGCGAGACACAATTAATGAGGAATCATCCCATACAATGGGGAACACAGGCTGTGACTGTGTGGATAAACATTAATGTGAACCTCAGGCATACATTTGaatacaatgaatatttttacGAGTgggcaaagaagagaaaagatataCAGGTAAACTGTCAGAAGGTGAAGTTTTTGCCCAACCCTCACTACCACCCATGGCATCTTCTGGATATAGTTGAGCCAAGTTCTATCCAGGAATTGGAAATATATAAGCATTTCGACCTGGACACCTTTGCAATGATATCCTCTGACCTGGGCCAGATGAGAAACCTTCAAAAACTCCTTCTCAATAATGTCCACATATCTTTGGAACAGTCTGGAAATAAAGAGATGGAAGACTGGTGTATAAGAATGATCATTCCCCATTTCTCCAAACTCCACAAGCTCCAGCATCTCTATTTGAATGATGTCTGCTTTGTGAATGAACATCTGGGCCAAGTACTCAG GTGCTTAGAGAATCCCTTAGAGACCCTTGCAATCACTCGCTGCAAGCTATCAGAATCAGATATGAGTTGTCTGTCCCAGTGTCCAAGAGTCCATCAGCTCAAACACCTGGATCTGAGTGGCATCGACTTTATAAATTTAAGTCATGAATTTCTAGGAAGCCTTCTAAAAAAACTGACAGCTACACTGCAGAAGCTAGAATTGAAGGGCTGTATGATCACGGACTTCCAAATCGATGTCCTCCTGCCTGCTCTGAGCCAATGCACCCAGCTCACTGAGGTTGATTTTCAGATGAACTTCCTATCTAAGGACAGCCTGGAGAAGCTACTGCAGCACACTGCGAACCTGAGACAGCTGACCAAGGAAATGTACTCTGCCCCCTATGAGGTCTATGATGAATTAGGTAATGTCCTCCCACAAAAATTTGCACAATATTGTTCTGAGCTAATGGTCACACTCAATGTTCTACGACAGCCAAAAGAGATCTACTTTGTGAGTAACATTTGTGCAGGTTGTGGAGGACTCTGTGTCTACAACATGGAGGTCACACTATGTTTCTGTTGCCAATGA